atttattattattattattttttttatttaaggtcgtagaaaaatttatttaaacatatacaaatggatgttttattaattttacacatTCACTGATGATGACGGCATACTACAAGAATTTTTTGTCAGGACGTTGGAAAGCATACCATAAATCACGCACTTTTACGCAATTCTTACAATAGAAAATTGACTATAAGAAAGAAAGAGTTAGAAATTCTGACGTCTCGCGTacattacttataaaataaataatggggtttaacctccgtttctcagaccatgtctataacagagaccccccacataattatttttaatctttatttatttgttaaactatATCCGAATACACAattcattttatgatgtgggttgagtaggttacttcgttcttatcaaTTTAAGGCctcataaacttatttttaatgaggccgctgcctggattcgaacccccAATATCCATGCCAGTAGTCAAAGATTGTTAAGACGTCTTAACAAGCTAGGCTACCATAGCTGGCTACATTACTTATAACAAACTCTGATCATACATATATCAGATGTCAAAAGTTCTGCCGCCGCAGAACGCCGCGATGTTTACCGCACAATATCCAAAATTCCGAATTACGTAATAACGCGCTTGGTCtatttaatatatcaaaatttcttaattctGTTTGGATAAAGCTTATGTAAACTGTGTAATAAGTAAACCGACTTTAAATGGCACTAGCATCACACTTTGCctgctaattttttaaatgaagttgaTGCCTTGTAAtggtcgattttttttttaattaacaaattttcggCATAGACCAATTACAAGATTTCGTCATTTCTTGGTGGCTACATACATTGTACTCTAATTTTCGAATATTCGAATATCTAATTTGTCAGAACGGTCAGAACAAAGTCGCTAATAGAGATTATTGGACGATTTCAAATCGTACCTGTATAGCCGTTCTTAtacgatatatatatttttgaacacGAGCTTGAAGCgcttaagttttaaatattcagcCAATTGGAAAgcatcttttataaatatttattacatttctcTTTACATACAGATGTCAGAATCAGGtatagcaaatttttaattgaaaattcaaatgtatataaaaaagatatgaaattcaaaaacataaaaaaagcatTGTTTGCGAATGTAAATAAGTTCTCAGGAAGATAGGCCAAATCGATAAAATACCTGTCTTCTAAAACAGCAGGGCATAATGTGTATATGTATGATGGTCTGGTCATCCTaggtataataatatgattGTTATGTAGGTATAGGTAGGTATCTACCCAACATTTGTTTTCTAGcttcacaaaaatatataaactatattgGATATTATTTGTGTTAGACAATATTTTTGTCTGTAggatatttgtttaataaatgtaaatattcatatatttttcgtattcaTAAATTCACATATTTTCTACTTACTATGCGTTTACAGTGTGAAACAGAAATATCGCTCATTCACGAATTTATAAGACGTAAAGATCATGGAAACAAGACTTACTTTACTGTATGTAAGTACAGCCCTTATCATCAACTTCCCagaaactgaaaagaaaaaaattaaatgtttttaatgtatCACTCGTGCTTTCTAAGCAAGAAGTCTTGGGAACAATATCAggcactaaaaaatttttttataccatgtatatgtttttaacgcttaaaaatattgaggatatgaataaaattttggtataggtgttcataaaatcacccaattagtccatttccagttgcctgtctgtctgtccgcctgacaacacgataactccaaaacaaaaaaagatatcaagtttaaatttttacagcgtgctcaagaAAAAgtcaggtcgagttcgtaaatgagtaacataggccaattgggtcttgggtccgtaggacccatcttgtaaatcggtagagatagaacaaaagtttaaatataaaaaaatgttccttataaaaaaataaataacttttttttgaaacatttttttgaaaacatcactgtttacctgtaaGAGGTAAATATGTATTGAGAGGTAAATATGAGagatgtatagtatgtattgcaTGGgaatatgtgtgtgtgacatgtatgtatggctggATAACTCTCTTTATTTGCATGACGCGAGAAAACGTTTCCATAAttaatactgtctatacatggtatttcaacaattcactcagtcaattgtttgttttcacttgtttaatattacaattattcgTTAAACCTGtagctattgtaaatatttgttttacagatcatcacaaattattatttaatttgttttttgtaccaCTTTactaatgataaaattttcaattttttaacattaacagaaaaatttaaagttatcgTCTCCTCCTCAACGTCCCAATTCTGGCGCAGTTATTCGAGATCCATAagactataaatatattattgcgagtatgaaacgtaaagatatattgaaaatatcgattttgattttcggCCCCGTTACAATACCTTCGCTATACTGGGAAATCAAAAAgacgataaaaaatttatgtaaaggAAAGgggtataattaaattaaaacgttTTTCAGCTTGTGCGCTCATATGCTTCAGGACGATTATAGTCCTACAAAGATATCCTATTGATAGTCGTGAACGGCATTTCTGtgacattttgtacattttattctTTCTAACTTTTCAATACttctatataaatatgaataaaatattgttatattattttatataccgacattttatttaagtttatgtAAATATGTGAAAAGAAGGATCTACCTAGTATTCTTGGCTAAACgaattatattactttttaatttactatttttatgaaaagataATCTATTGCCTATACTTACCTACTTGACcgatattaaattcaaattttaaatatacttatcagggccggatttaaaattctgccgccctggggcactgaagaaaatgccgccctctgactgaaattttattttaatagttttgatatcttattggaaataaattaattaaactattttaatagttttcacttaaatttcttatattatacaaaattttaatttgataaataatgcataaattatatttcttggaagataaaatgttcatttaaaagaattagttaattatatattgtatagaaaatgtttcctcactttccaaattttgccgccctagaaaatttacCGCCCTGGGCGCTAGCCCCGattgcccctagtgtaaatccaccactgatacttatagtataatatttgtattattatttttatatgtgggATGAAcgaatacagtcaaacctggttGAGTGAGACTGGgataagcaaaaataataaaatctctaTAAATGAGACAGGATCTTCTATAAGAGAGAGCCGTTGCTCCCTCATGTCCCTCATGTGCCTATTTAAGAGAGAAATCAAGTGAGTGAGAAACCTCGATAAGCGAAAAAAAAGATTGCGGTCTCTTGAGCTAGCTCTCACCTATGCAGGTTCAATTGCACTTTGTCAAAATAGAGATCAAATTTTGCaccattttaattaacaatatttgggtaattaatttaaacaatcaagCTTTGATAGATAATTTTTCACCAGTAAGTAACAGGTAGGCctcgtttaaaattaataagataCACCTTTTGTCAAAACACGGTAGAAAAGGTAGGGATTATaggatttttctaaaataaaaacataaaaagtttgtttataatatcttttaatagttttcttaatgaaaaccttCAAGGAGGATGACTCaccagtaaaaaaaaagaaattagtagataatgacccaaatttttagtatgttatagttgtTGATGTTTATGAATAGCAACTTTTTTGTAGTCAACAGTTAACTACATCTAAACTTCATTCTTAAATACTCCTTTACCTCCATGGGCGTAAAAATTTGTGGGGGTGGGGATTTAGCTTCCAAAACTCCCATATTGTACGTCCATGTATTGATATTACTTATAAGGTTGATATGAATTGTATTGTATGAAAAACAATATCAcggaaccaatttttttttcaaaatcgcgCCATCCGTTCTAAagttatagaagaaaaaaaatttcaaaattcaactTCAAGAGCGTAAAGCGCCAAAACGGAGCAACTTTAACTAGGGCATGATTAGCTCAATCGAATTATTTTGTGCTAAGCTATATGTGGTAGAGAATTGAAAAAGATCTTTAAGTGCTACCCTGTATATTAATAACTTATGAATCCTAAGCAGTAATTGTTGTAAGTTGTAGGAATGCCTCCtgaaatatcttgaaaactaaTATAGGGATAGGAACAAAATcttcagtaaaaaaattatatagtaagaattaataaaattattatttatatttacaaattttaataaatcgtcCGAATTATATTTGGTTGATAAACAGATTTGTATTGTTTGAGCAAATCCTCTGTTAAATGTGTTTCTCGGCTGCAAGTATGATTCATAGTGACAACACAAACTGGATTAGTGCCGTCGAAATAGTCTACGGggtaaatttctatatttaaacgATAAATATCATTCATAATTTCATTTAGACATGAACATTGCCAGGGGTTTCGACCGAATCGTAGAAACTTTAATTTGGATCGTTGTAAGAAATCTTTATCAAAGAATGTTAATCTATTTCCATGTAAATGTAACCGTTCCACGTAACAATCTTCACCTTCAAATATTTCTGGTGATAAATCAATCAACtgattttcgtctaattttacttcaaataatTGTGGAATGTTAAACAACTCATTAGGAATAGATGCTAACATATTTCCagataaatctaatttttctaAAGACAGCATGTCCTTAAATAGTTCAccatcaattgtttttattaaatttttatttaactctaAGAGATTAACATTTtctaaatcatcaaaaattccCAATTTcaattcttcaattttatttccgcccaattttaaaatttgtaaagtattACCCATCGCTTTGAACAAGTCAGAGTCcatggtttttacttttgaatATGAGACATCCAAAGATATTAATCTAGATAAAGGATTCAACATATACGATGACAAATGTGTTAAATTACTTCCCGATAagtctaaatttaaaatacgtgAGGATTCATCAGTGTATCCCTCATGAAAACCATTAAACGCTCCTTCTTGGATGTCCGTGACACCATTAGAACTTAAACTTAATTTATTCAACTCTACAAgcttagaaaatatattaggtTCAAGTTGTTTTAACTGATTTTGATATAACATTAATGTTTTTAAGTGAATCAAATTATCAAATGAACCAGGTTCAATATAGGTAATTTGATTTCGTGTCAAAAACAATTCCTTAAGATTAGTTAGATGAACGAAAACATCTTTCGGTACTGAAGTTAAAGCATTGCCttctaaagttaaaaaatttaatttttttaaatatctaaaaacattcgcatttaattttgaaatttgattatagcttagaaataaatcttttaactTTGCATTccgttcaaataaattttcggGTAAATCTGTTATCTGATTTTGGTgtaatgacaaaaataaaagattacgTAAATATCGTAATATTCCCGAAGGtaatgatttaatattattataacttaaatttaaatgctCCAATCGAACAGtgtctttaaaaatatcatccGATTCAAAATCAGAAATTGCGTTTGCATAAATTCTTAAGGTTTTTAAACGACGTAAATGaaggaaaaaatcattttttaaaactttaaaattacatcttgcaaaatttaattctaaaattgaAGACGAATGTAAACTTGATTTGGTCGCAATTCCCGATAAATCTGAACGAAATGAATCAGGTTTTAATTGTGATATTGGATTACCATCTAAATCGACCCGTTTTAAgttaacattttctaaaaatgtattcGATTCAATGTCTTCAATTAAATTACcgcttaaatttatttcttttaattgtgttaaagatgtaaatatattttttataatagttaaaCGATTTTGTCCAAGATTTAGTTGAACTAAATCAGGTAATCGTGCAAATGTTTCACGTAAAATATTCGTTATGGCATTATGGCTTATGTTTAACACACGTAATTGAACATTACCTTCGAACATTTTCGATggtaatgattttaattgattataactTAAGTCTAAATAAGTTAACGATGGTATGTTTCTGAATGCCTCGGATTCTATATTTTGGATACCATTACCGCTTAATTTTAACGCAGATAGTTTTGGATATGCTATGGCATTTTTTTCCAGTCTTCTTATGATTCCACTAATTGATTCTAGTTCAGTATACAAATCCTGTAACAAATACAATtggtgaaaattataattataaggGTTCTTTAAATAACCTACATCTATTTGCTTAAAGTTATTAAATcaagacaaaaatatttcatctgtaaagaaaataaaaatcagtgaaaaattcaaaaatatattgcaatggttttcttgttttatattttttataccgtCAGCAGTTGCTGAGCATCCCGCCAAAACTCACATTAGCTTTCTGTACTCCAGTCTGTCTGTCAGTAAATACAATAACTCGAAAACgcaaaaagatatcaatctaaaattattatagcgtgctcaagtcgtaaaaagtgaggttgagagAACACGGGTCAACTGTGGCTATTTAatagtgactatctttctttacttacatgacgtaaaaaacaaacgaatgggTAATcgacattgtctatacatggtatttcaataatttactcaTGTAGTATCGATTTTTGacgttttttttgaaaattactcgcccaatcgttaaatgaacccgatttttgtgttttttgggtcaaaattaccttatgtactgagttttatctaaattggagacaacaaatttttcttgattttttgaaattttctaaaggGGTacttaccccttaaaaaaaatcgaaaaaatctacaaaatttttttatttcggaatttaatgaaaaacagtttataaagtaattttgacccataatatccaaaaatcgtattcatttggcGATTGGAAGAGTATTTTCTGAGCAAATGGTCATGTAGTATCAATTTTTGACGTTATACCAAATGAAGTACACAAAGAGGTtggaacaattatttaaaaaaatgtttaaattaaaatttattaaatatgatatacagTTACCTTATCTTGCAGTGCatttagtttttgtaaatttgaataataacatTTTGCTATAGAACGATTAGCAATATTAATTCTTTCACATTcagatgtaatatttttaatatttaatattaaaattaatccactaaatattaattgataatacttcattataaaaaataatttttttaaaattgacaactactaatattttaaaacatatttcaaaagtTGTGACTTTGAAatctttaaaatgaattataatataCAGCGAACTgtgtataaaccaattttataaggaaaaattaatttaaaaaataaccagTTATGTTAGTAAAATACGTAAGGTCACGTCATAGGTAAGAAAGAAATCGTTTTATTGTAGGAAAAATAATGCATATCTAGTTACAAggctatttattattcaattaaaaatttattaaaattttttgatcataCAAaactttgtattaatattaataatatttattttaaatattttttttaataaaaaattgatttagcaACATCATCTCAAACTGATTAGGATCaacataaatttcaaattatgtagATTACAAAACATAGAGAGATAATACAGGTaatatagaagctagttactcttgtccataatgcactaaattacaagagttacttttttatttaaataggttcagtatcacgtactgaatgtaaatgcacagaATCCTTACAAAAATCGACAgcggaagtgcctccatttttaaggaaaaccgttttaggctatatttgCATAACCGTGCACtatagaccaaaaatggtaataacctttattgtagattattaaattacctaccttttttgtaaaacaatttttttttgtatcactatcTTTATGACTTATTCGACTATCATGATTTACTTTCTGcctaatgaataaaaaatcgaagtttaaaaaaattttacctgaaTTTTGGtttctatcaaaatatttatgtcgTTTTTTTATAGAGACCaagaataaatgtttattaagaAAAAGGTTCAAAGGTTTTCTTACTTACAAAATTAGtcaatcttaaatttaaaacaaaaacaaaccagAAAGCTAGAAAATATGGCgagaaaatattgttaaaaataccatttattcaaaataccaaaattttataattagtaccaaacattttaaataaatttttaactccaATCAACCGTTCGAATAACATTACTATGTTTAACAGATTTGTATTGTTTGAGACAGTCGTCTGATAAATATGTTTCACGTGTACAAGTTTCATTCATACTGACAACACACACTGGATTAGTTCCATCGAAATAGTCCACAGGATGAAATTCTATATTCAAACGATAAATATCGTTCATAATTTCATTTAGACACGAACATTGCCAGGGATTGAAACCCAGtcgcaaaaattttaatttggatcGTTGAAGGAAATCTTTATCAAAGAATGTTAATCTATTTCCATGTAAGTGTAACCGTTCCACGGAACAATCTTCACCTTCAAATATCTCTggtgataaataaataagctGATTTTCGTTTAATCTAACTTCAAATAATCGTGGAATATTAAACAACTCGCTTGGTATGGAAGCTAACATATTTTCGGATAAATCTAGTTTCTCTAAAGACagcatgtttttaaataattcaccatcaattgtttgtaacaaatttCGATGCAGATCTAAATGATTTACATTatctaaattatcaaaaattcctACTTGTAATTTGGCAATTTTGTTTGcggctaaaattaaaatttgtaatgtaTCTCCCAtagatttgaaaaaatcaaagtcTATAGTTTTTACACTTGAGAATG
This genomic interval from Chrysoperla carnea chromosome 1, inChrCarn1.1, whole genome shotgun sequence contains the following:
- the LOC123293480 gene encoding protein artichoke-like, which encodes MPALIYLDLSGNHLKSLPSKMFEGNVQLRVLNMSQNSISNILRDTFARLPDLIELNLENNQLTVIKNIFTSLTQLEEIHLVGNQIKEIEPNTFEENVNLKRVHLGYNPLSDLKPDTFRSDTSRIANTYVPFQSPSATITELNLGLCSFKILKDHYFLHLRRLKLLNIQSNEISEFESNDVFKDNIRLEHLRLSYNNIKELPPGIFSPLRNLQFLTLRYNQITDLPRDLFKRNSKLKELHLSYNEISKLNSEVFKYLKKLNHLNLEGNALTSVPKDVFVHLTELKELFLTRNQITYVEPGSFDSLVHLKTLMLYQNELKQLEPNLFFKLIELNSLSLKANGVTDIQYGTFNSFHDGYSDESSRILDLDLSGSNLTHLSYNIFAPLSRLISLDISFSSVKTIDFDFFKSMGDTLQILILAANKIAKLQVGIFDNLDNVNHLDLHRNLLQTIDGELFKNMLSLEKLDLSENMLASIPSELFNIPRLFEVRLNENQLIYLSPEIFEGEDCSVERLHLHGNRLTFFDKDFLQRSKLKFLRLGFNPWQCSCLNEIMNDIYRLNIEFHPVDYFDGTNPVCVVSMNETCTRETYLSDDCLKQYKSVKHSNVIRTVDWKTKIQIFSGLILILNIKNITSECERINIANRSIAKCYYSNLQKLNALQDKDLYTELESISGIIRRLEKNAIAYPKLSALKLSGNGIQNIESEAFRNIPSLTYLDLSYNQLKSLPSKMFEGNVQLRVLNISHNAITNILRETFARLPDLVQLNLGQNRLTIIKNIFTSLTQLKEINLSGNLIEDIESNTFLENVNLKRVDLDGNPISQLKPDSFRSDLSGIATKSSLHSSSILELNFARCNFKVLKNDFFLHLRRLKTLRIYANAISDFESDDIFKDTVRLEHLNLSYNNIKSLPSGILRYLRNLLFLSLHQNQITDLPENLFERNAKLKDLFLSYNQISKLNANVFRYLKKLNFLTLEGNALTSVPKDVFVHLTNLKELFLTRNQITYIEPGSFDNLIHLKTLMLYQNQLKQLEPNIFSKLVELNKLSLSSNGVTDIQEGAFNGFHEGYTDESSRILNLDLSGSNLTHLSSYMLNPLSRLISLDVSYSKVKTMDSDLFKAMGNTLQILKLGGNKIEELKLGIFDDLENVNLLELNKNLIKTIDGELFKDMLSLEKLDLSGNMLASIPNELFNIPQLFEVKLDENQLIDLSPEIFEGEDCYVERLHLHGNRLTFFDKDFLQRSKLKFLRFGRNPWQCSCLNEIMNDIYRLNIEIYPVDYFDGTNPVCVVTMNHTCSRETHLTEDLLKQYKSVYQPNIIRTIY